The DNA region AGTCGAGTTTATTCTCAGCTGCGTCCTTTGCCATAGTGATGGCGACGTCTCGCAACTGTTCTGGTTCGCAAACCGCATCGATGGCGCTCACTTTTAACGCCGCATCTGCTTTGTGCTGTTTTGCGGTCGCAATCCATTCAATAGCATTATCTGAGCCGATAACTCGTGGCAATCGAGTGGTTCCGCCAAAGCCAGGGATCAGTCCAAGCTTTGTTTCCGGTAAACCAACTTGAGCGGCGGTAGAAGCAACGCGTAAGTCACAGGCTAGGACCATTTCCATACCACCACCTAAGGCGAACCCATTAATGGCGGCTACCGTAGGGAAAGGAAGGTCTTCAAAGGCATTGAAGATACTGTTTGCTTGCGCGGTCCACTGTAACAACTCCTCGCGAGAATTGGCGAAAAGTCCTTGGAACTCAGTAATATCAGCGCCGACAATAAAAACTGGTTTGTTACTGGTTACGATGGCTGCTTTTACATCTTTGGCTTGACTCAACGCCTCGGCAACCGACTTTAGTTCTTCAAGCGTCACGCGGTCGAACTTGTTTATTGACTCATTTTTGTTGTCGAAGCACACCTCGGCGATACCATCGTCGAGTAGCTGACAAGTCAGTGACTGGCCTTCAAATATCATGTTATTGACTCCATCCTGTACAGAGAAAGTGAAAAACCTCTTATGATCAGAGGCTTATAATTTTGATTCGGTTCAGTATGCACCTTTTTGGTACACTATTGCACTGCATTAAAGCTTCATAGTAACACAGTTAACTGGTCAGACAAGTGGTTGATCAGTCGCCGCGTTTTACGTCTGACGAAGTTCCAATAGCTTAGCCAAGCTCTATGATTAGGTAAATCCTAAAAATGAATATTCAGTAGGGTTTGGGGTGTGTAGAACCCTGCTTATTCCAGCGCGATAGTTCCACTGTGCCTGTCAAATCGGAGGGTGGTTTTCCCGGCTATAGCATTCTGTATAATGTGCCCTGGTTTATTTATTCTAGTGTTGGTTGTTTTTTACAGCTGACCCATGGCAAAAGGTGTTTTATGGCAATGATTATCGAGACTGGCTATTCACAACATATTGAGGCGCTACTCAAGCGCTACCAACAGTTGTTGGCTGAACATAATTACGATTACCTAGTGATTCCTTCCGGTATGCCCATTCGAAAATACCTTGATGACATGGATTACCCATTTAAAGTTAATCCGCACTTTAAAGCACTGCTTCCGCTGACCGATCATCCACATTGTCAGATTATTATTCCTCAGACAGGAAAACCTCAGTTGCTTTATTATCAGCCAGTTGATTTTTGGCATACAGTGCCGGCGGATCCCAGTGGTGCTTACACCGAGTTCTTTGAGATCCAATTAATTGCCCGCCCCGAGCAAGCATTACCTTTAATTCCTAAGGACGGGCGCGTGGTTTTGATGGGTCGAAAAGAAGGTGTGTTGGAGGCCGTTAGTTTTTCAGCACAAAATCCAGAGTCACTGGTTTATCCTTTGTATTGGGATCGCGCGTATAAGTCGGCTTATGAAGTTGAATGCATCTGGCAAGCCAACCGACTCGCGGCAAAAGCGCATAACGCAGCGCGTGACGAGTTTTATCGAGGTGGAAATGAGTTTTCAATCAATAATGCCTACTTAGTGGCCGCCAATGCGTTAGAAAATGACATGCCCTATGGGAATATTGTCGCACTGAATCAGAATGCGGCTATTTTGCATTACACCGACTGTCAACGGACCACTCCGAACAAACATTTTTCGTTTTTAATCGATGCTGGGGCTGAAGTGAATGGCTATGCGTCAGACATCACGCGTACCTATTCCTACGCAAAGAATGATGAATTTGCCGACCTTATTCAGGCAATGGATGAGATGCATTTGAACTTGTTAGAACAGATCAAGCCGCAACAATCTTACGTTGATTTACACGTACAAGCGCACCATCGTATTGCTGACATATTAAAACGCTTTGATTTTGTTACAGCATCGGCTGACGCACTGGTTGAATCTGGCGTTTCAAGTGCATTTTTCCCGCATGGTTTAGGGCACCAACTAGGCTTGCAAGTGCACGATGTTGGCGGTCATCAAAGTGAGAAAGCGGGGGGCACAACACCACCTCCGCAAGAGCATCCGTTTCTACGTAACACGCGAACGATCGAGCAGCATCAGGTGTTAACCGTTGAACCGGGTTTGTACTTCATTGACAGTTTACTAGATGATGTAAAGCAAACGGATCTCAATGATGCGATCAATTGGGAAAAGATAAATCAGTTTAAAGTCTTTGGTGGCATACGTATCGAGGATGATATTTTAGTCACCGCAGATGGGCATCGTAATTTAAGTCGCGAAGCCTTTGCTGAAGTTGAATAAACGGAAAATAAATGGCTGGTTATTCGGTTCCTAAGCAAAATGTAGAGGTGGAAGAGGTTATTAAAGGTAGTCGATTTATCACCCGATTGGTGAATGTCGATACGGTCGACAAAGCGAAAGGCTACCTAAAATCTTTGCGTGAACAAGAACCAACGGCAACGCATCATTGTTGGGCTTATATCGTTGGCAATCCTCAGTCAACAACCCTGATTGGTTGTTCAGACGACGGAGAGCCGGCAGGCACAGCAGGTAAGCCGATGCTCAATGTGCTGCAACATTCCGACGTTGGTGATTTAATAGCCGTTTGTACGCGTTATTATGGCGGTACCAAGTTAGGAACCGGTGGACTCGCTCGCGCCTATGGTGGCGGTGTAAAACTCGCGATGGAACAGCTTGATACTTGCGAGAAAATCAATAAAGTAGAACTTGTTTTAAATGTTGCGTATGAGTGCGGGAAAGATCTCGAGCATATCGTCGCACAATATGATGCAGAAATTTTAAATACCGAGTATCTTGAGGCGGTTGAATATAAAATGCTTCTTCCGAGCGAGAATCGTGATCCGTTAGAACAACAATTAGAATTAAGATTTGGAGACAAAATACAATGGAAATTTATCCAATAACCAAACATATTCATATGATGTTTGCAGGTCTGTCCCTTTTGGGATTCGTTATTCGTGGGTATTGGATGATCAGTGGCTCCAAGATGTTAAACGCCAAACCAGTGAAAATACTACCGCATATCATCGACACAGTCCTGCTGATATCGGCAGTGGTTTTAGTGATTGTTACAGGCTACTACCCACTAAAGTTTGACTGGGTTACTTTGAAGATACTTTTGCTTGTTGCCTATATTGTTCTTGGGACATTCGCCCTAAAACGTGGGAAAACAAAAACGATAAAAATTGTGGCTTTCGTTTTAGCGTTAGTAACCTTCTTTGCAATTTACGGGACGGTTATTCATAAACCAAGCTTCTAAACTAGTTCAGACTATGAAAGCCGCTTTTGATGTCAAATCTTTAGTCAGGCCAGCAATATTGTGCTCGATAACTTGGTTTGCGTTTTATTTTTTAAACCAAAGTATTGCTCAACTAGGGTCGAGCCAAGAAGATTATATCGTCGATTATGCGACTT from Pleionea litopenaei includes:
- the pepQ gene encoding Xaa-Pro dipeptidase, whose amino-acid sequence is MAMIIETGYSQHIEALLKRYQQLLAEHNYDYLVIPSGMPIRKYLDDMDYPFKVNPHFKALLPLTDHPHCQIIIPQTGKPQLLYYQPVDFWHTVPADPSGAYTEFFEIQLIARPEQALPLIPKDGRVVLMGRKEGVLEAVSFSAQNPESLVYPLYWDRAYKSAYEVECIWQANRLAAKAHNAARDEFYRGGNEFSINNAYLVAANALENDMPYGNIVALNQNAAILHYTDCQRTTPNKHFSFLIDAGAEVNGYASDITRTYSYAKNDEFADLIQAMDEMHLNLLEQIKPQQSYVDLHVQAHHRIADILKRFDFVTASADALVESGVSSAFFPHGLGHQLGLQVHDVGGHQSEKAGGTTPPPQEHPFLRNTRTIEQHQVLTVEPGLYFIDSLLDDVKQTDLNDAINWEKINQFKVFGGIRIEDDILVTADGHRNLSREAFAEVE
- a CDS encoding YigZ family protein — its product is MAGYSVPKQNVEVEEVIKGSRFITRLVNVDTVDKAKGYLKSLREQEPTATHHCWAYIVGNPQSTTLIGCSDDGEPAGTAGKPMLNVLQHSDVGDLIAVCTRYYGGTKLGTGGLARAYGGGVKLAMEQLDTCEKINKVELVLNVAYECGKDLEHIVAQYDAEILNTEYLEAVEYKMLLPSENRDPLEQQLELRFGDKIQWKFIQ
- a CDS encoding SirB2 family protein, with amino-acid sequence MEIYPITKHIHMMFAGLSLLGFVIRGYWMISGSKMLNAKPVKILPHIIDTVLLISAVVLVIVTGYYPLKFDWVTLKILLLVAYIVLGTFALKRGKTKTIKIVAFVLALVTFFAIYGTVIHKPSF